A single region of the Pseudomonas sp. PDM14 genome encodes:
- a CDS encoding N-acetylneuraminate synthase family protein, translated as MANQNLMPPFFINGMPLGGERVFVIAEVGNNHNGSLALAKQLVDAAIGCGADCVKFQLRNREALYRRKADGSRAEDLGVEYIQDLLDKVELSLDEHRQLRAYCAEKGITYLCTPWDEPSVDVLAELDVAALKIASADLCNPYLIAKAASLGKPMILSTGMSFEHEIIAAIKQLNALGIPFALLHCNSAYPAPESDIQLGYLGRLKELHGLIGYSGHERGAAVTLGAVALGAKLVERHITLDRNMEGPDHLASLEPEEFRQLVDGIRQLELALPWQGPGRHASQGELLNRENLGKSVIAACNIPRGTILDQAMLRVASPGQGLPPYRLPELLGKPATRNIAQGDFLFDSDLDSLQAEESLAFELPIRWGVPVRYHDFLDYRRRINPDLFEFHLSYRDLSLQPQSFLAEVACSRLVVHAPELFENSELLDLASDDPVYRQRSIDNLQRVVDATLQIAEFFPQAGDRLIVGNIGGFSADQPRPLAMRTELYERFHEACSRIDFAGTELIPQNMAPFPWHFGGQRHQNIFMMPEELAAQAREHDLRLCLDLSHLQMTCFHFGLDFQTALELLLPYSAHLHVADAKGINGEGVLMGTGDVDWPATWGQVRRYPQVSIIPEVWQGHKDHGAGFWSALRFLQRLGGDHAPIGAGEGFSS; from the coding sequence ATGGCGAACCAAAATCTGATGCCCCCGTTTTTTATCAATGGTATGCCGCTTGGCGGCGAGCGAGTCTTTGTCATTGCCGAAGTGGGTAATAACCACAATGGCTCCCTGGCGCTAGCCAAGCAGCTAGTGGATGCGGCGATTGGCTGCGGTGCCGACTGCGTAAAATTTCAACTGCGTAACCGTGAAGCGCTATACCGGCGCAAGGCCGATGGTTCGCGTGCTGAAGACCTTGGCGTTGAGTACATCCAGGACCTGCTAGACAAGGTAGAGCTGAGCCTCGATGAACACCGCCAACTTCGCGCGTATTGTGCTGAGAAAGGTATTACCTACCTGTGCACGCCGTGGGATGAGCCCAGCGTGGATGTCTTGGCGGAACTCGACGTAGCGGCGTTGAAGATTGCATCGGCGGACCTATGCAACCCTTACCTGATTGCCAAAGCTGCCAGTCTCGGCAAGCCGATGATTCTATCCACGGGGATGTCCTTCGAGCACGAGATCATCGCGGCCATCAAGCAGCTCAATGCTTTGGGTATCCCCTTTGCGTTGTTGCACTGCAATAGCGCCTATCCGGCTCCGGAAAGCGATATCCAGCTTGGGTATCTGGGCCGTTTAAAGGAGCTTCATGGTCTTATCGGTTATTCCGGGCACGAGCGCGGTGCTGCCGTCACTCTCGGTGCGGTGGCCCTAGGCGCCAAGCTGGTAGAGCGGCACATAACGCTGGATCGCAATATGGAAGGGCCTGATCACTTGGCCAGCCTGGAGCCGGAAGAGTTTCGTCAGTTGGTTGACGGCATCCGTCAGCTAGAGCTGGCGCTGCCCTGGCAGGGGCCGGGCCGCCATGCCAGTCAGGGTGAGCTGCTCAATCGCGAGAATCTCGGCAAAAGCGTCATCGCCGCTTGCAACATCCCTCGAGGAACCATCCTCGACCAAGCCATGCTGCGTGTCGCCAGCCCAGGCCAAGGCCTGCCGCCGTATCGTCTGCCCGAGCTGCTGGGGAAGCCTGCAACGCGAAACATCGCCCAGGGCGACTTCCTGTTCGACAGTGACCTAGATAGCCTGCAGGCCGAAGAATCCCTGGCTTTCGAGCTGCCTATCCGTTGGGGCGTGCCTGTGCGCTACCATGACTTTCTCGATTACCGCCGGCGCATTAACCCAGATCTTTTCGAATTTCATCTGTCATACCGCGACCTGAGTTTGCAACCGCAATCCTTCCTTGCTGAGGTGGCTTGTTCCCGGCTGGTGGTACACGCCCCGGAGCTTTTCGAGAACAGCGAGTTACTGGACCTGGCATCGGATGACCCGGTGTATCGCCAGCGCTCAATCGACAACCTGCAAAGAGTTGTCGACGCGACGCTGCAAATTGCTGAGTTTTTCCCACAGGCCGGTGACAGACTGATCGTTGGCAATATTGGCGGTTTCTCCGCCGATCAGCCGCGCCCACTGGCAATGCGAACCGAGTTGTACGAGCGCTTCCACGAAGCCTGCTCGCGCATCGATTTTGCCGGTACCGAGCTGATTCCACAGAATATGGCGCCTTTCCCCTGGCACTTCGGCGGCCAGCGTCATCAGAATATTTTCATGATGCCAGAGGAACTGGCGGCCCAAGCTCGCGAGCATGACCTGCGTTTGTGCTTGGATCTGTCGCACTTGCAGATGACCTGCTTCCACTTCGGCCTCGATTTCCAAACGGCATTGGAGTTGCTTCTGCCGTACTCGGCGCATCTGCATGTGGCCGATGCCAAAGGGATCAACGGCGAGGGTGTGCTAATGGGCACGGGTGACGTGGATTGGCCCGCTACCTGGGGGCAGGTAAGGCGATACCCGCAGGTGAGCATTATTCCCGAGGTATGGCAGGGCCATAAGGACCATGGGGCGGGGTTTTGGTCGGCGTTGCGATTCTTGCAGCGGTTGGGCGGGGACCATGCTCCCATTGGCGCAGGTGAAGGCTTCAGCTCATGA
- a CDS encoding sugar kinase, with protein sequence MSLLVQTLSINERQSILDAVKCIESGNLQIAFVTTDDMLLLGVVTNGDVRRYLLQGGQTDLPVTACMNRQFRAAHSGATREELLKIFDLGYTAIPGLDADGRLVEVYTRQMAASAEAPVLARARAPVRMSFCGGGADLTYFFIDHPAAVLSCTVGLYAHATLIPRGDRQIRIFSEDLGREEHYGSLPALLAANEKSLLATIVAVIKPKYGFDLYLRSDFPVGSGLGGSSAATIASIAAFNELRQDRWSTYEIAELAFQAERLCFGIAGGWQDQYASAFGGFNLIEFENQRNLVHPIRLEEAIRNELESCLVLCDTGISHDSGRLHELQREEIEAESSQNELLSASVALCRRMHRYLVRGELRDFGLCLDEAWQLKKQFSSAISHGRLDTIYEAAIKAGALGGKLLGAGGGGFFLFYVQPQDRQRVVHAVRAQGCQAQNFRFESSGVTSWRTKI encoded by the coding sequence ATGAGCCTGCTCGTTCAGACCCTCAGCATCAACGAGCGCCAAAGTATCCTCGACGCAGTCAAGTGCATCGAGTCGGGCAACTTGCAGATAGCCTTCGTTACTACCGACGACATGCTTCTGCTTGGCGTTGTAACCAATGGCGATGTGCGCCGCTATCTATTGCAGGGCGGACAGACCGACCTGCCTGTCACGGCCTGTATGAACCGGCAGTTCCGGGCCGCCCATAGCGGAGCGACGCGCGAGGAACTGCTGAAAATCTTCGATTTGGGTTACACCGCCATTCCCGGCCTGGATGCTGACGGACGTCTAGTGGAGGTTTACACCCGGCAAATGGCCGCGAGTGCAGAAGCACCGGTGTTGGCGCGTGCGCGAGCGCCGGTACGGATGAGTTTTTGCGGTGGTGGCGCTGATCTAACCTATTTCTTCATCGACCATCCTGCGGCTGTACTTAGTTGCACGGTAGGCTTATATGCCCATGCCACCTTGATACCGCGGGGGGACAGGCAGATCCGTATTTTTTCCGAAGATCTGGGGCGTGAGGAGCATTACGGTTCTCTGCCGGCACTACTCGCGGCGAACGAGAAGAGTCTGCTGGCGACCATCGTTGCGGTGATCAAGCCAAAGTACGGCTTTGATCTTTACTTGCGCTCGGACTTTCCAGTTGGCTCCGGACTGGGTGGCTCCTCTGCCGCCACGATTGCCAGCATCGCCGCGTTTAACGAGCTGCGCCAGGATCGCTGGAGCACCTATGAAATTGCCGAACTGGCTTTTCAGGCTGAGCGTCTTTGTTTTGGTATCGCTGGTGGCTGGCAGGATCAATACGCTTCGGCTTTCGGTGGTTTCAACCTCATCGAGTTTGAAAATCAGCGCAATCTCGTGCATCCAATCCGTCTTGAGGAGGCCATCCGCAATGAGCTGGAGTCCTGCCTGGTATTGTGCGACACGGGTATTTCTCATGACTCGGGCCGGCTGCACGAGTTACAGCGCGAGGAGATAGAGGCCGAGTCATCCCAGAATGAGCTGCTCAGTGCCAGCGTGGCGTTATGTCGACGCATGCACCGTTACCTGGTGCGTGGCGAGTTGCGAGACTTTGGCCTGTGCCTGGATGAGGCCTGGCAACTGAAGAAGCAGTTTTCTTCAGCCATTAGCCACGGTCGGCTAGATACCATTTATGAGGCTGCTATCAAAGCAGGCGCACTCGGCGGGAAGCTGTTGGGCGCTGGTGGTGGTGGTTTCTTCCTGTTCTATGTTCAACCGCAAGACAGGCAACGTGTTGTGCATGCGGTTCGTGCCCAGGGCTGCCAGGCCCAGAACTTCCGTTTCGAGTCCAGCGGTGTGACCTCATGGCGAACCAAAATCTGA